The window GTTGGTTTGATCACATATGCTCCATAAagttctctctctttttctctcttgtAAAGCTTCAATTTTTATCTCCTTGCAATTGTAACTAAAGAATGAGAATAAACATATATGGAATCCTTCTAATTTTGAGGTATAAAAAGACATTTGGTACATAGTTTCATAATCAAATTCCTGAAAATTAAATGTCTCTAGGTTTATTAAATAGAGTTCTTATacttgaaaattaaaaatgctTGTGTTTGAGATGCATAATTTGGAAATACAAGTTTCTAATGCATGTGTTTGAGGTGTTGGTTTTGAATTTATGAGTTTAGCTAAtctgtttagttttttttttaattgtacattctaaacttcattgattttttttcatattctgTACCTCTAGTTCACTTTCTTCACACTGTTAAACTTTTAAGACAATAATGTAAAAACGAAAAATTTTAacattcaataacaataatttagATTATAGTTGCATTAACATGAATGGTCTAATTAGGAATACTACAAaccatttacaaaatataaaaagtcaTGCAATCTGATGGGGTTTACAGAAATGTGTCAATTAAGCAACATTAAAAAGGGTCTAATAAGTTTCTAAATAGCATAGCCAAAAGGGTCAAGCAAAAGTGAAAATCAATTAAAGTTACTTTTAGCCACGGTCAAAGTTGTCTTCCTATGATAGACATGCAATGTATTTTAAACCACTTCTATCAAAgggtttaaataaaaatgggtttttttaaaacattttttttaagtcaATGCAAATAAGTCCCAAGTCTTCTAGCTAAATTGACcaacgaaaaaagaaaaagaaaaatgctaCTAAACTAAATACAAACCATATGGTATATGCgatatatatttacaattttcatatattaCCAACATATTAATATTTGACTTATACTTGAGACCACAATAGATTTGGTCATCAATTTTCAcctatgaaaaatatatatataaaaaagatctTCTTAAATGAAGGAActattaattttaaacaaagaagagaaaagagataaataaaaaagatgatctaataataattattattaaaaaaacacataaagaaaataaaacaaaagaatgagaaaatgtgtattttaaaaaatattgttgtGATTAAATCAAATGTatgtttttattcatttttcaaGGTTAGCAGCGGTCGACGAAGTTAATGGTCGGAAGTTCATCGAcgaaattgtcaaaaatgatACTAGTGGTCAACCAACAATGGTCACCGAGGGCAATGTTCAAAGTTGGCCAACAGAATTTTCTAGATTGAAttagaaaaaactaaaaaagtaATCCATGGACTTGAATAGTGTTTACTATTCAAACCCATGAGAAAGAGTGTAAGAAGTCTTTGTGAAGATAGTTGAGGATAAATGGTAAAGAACAGTCAACGGTTGTCAATGATTAAGATGATTGGTTGGTCACCGACCATCATGAACAATTAGTCGCCAAGGGTCATGGTTATTGGTCATTGACCATCACTACGACCGGTTGTTAATAGGCACAAAAATCGATCATTAACAATAACTATTGTTCATGAGTTTAGTTTCTTAATCCCAAGAATTTTATTCAAGTGTCCAAATGTAAGTACcaaactctttatactaagctgagatcattgctacttaaaggataataaaaactttcttaaatcaaaatggaaaataaaactaattttcataatcaaaacctcaagtactcattaaaatcataaataacctaatgtatgtagaaataaatctctaaaataaaatagtagcTCGGGctctatctagttttaaaagagtaataatgaaaatacaaaaaacaaaaaaaaaaatactgaaatcaaaaTTGATAACATAACAGCGGAAACAAAATGTTTCCCTATGGTACACCACGGTCATTTCTTatcattcgccagctttcctctacctttacttGAAACATTAAACAattaaagagtgagtataaaaatatactcagtaagggacctactactagtcccactaggtgtctgttaacttcctattagaatCCTGCAAAGTAGTACGCCTAAACTGGTGCATTCTCGAATAcatgcaatctgtgatcccgtaagAACATCTCTGGTTttcagtgaacccaaaggagCATCTAAGACAAAATTGGTCTTCAGTGAAcacaaaggaacacctaaggcAAATTGGTCTTTAATGAACTCAAAAGAAACAGTAAGACAATCGGATTGTGAGTGATCTCGTCAAGtcactcatatacatatcatctcatactggactggtgatcctgtcggactacacagtcataaaaaggtggtgatcccgagggatacccatgtgggtacgactctaatagataaaggtAACAGAACatcctatccatagcatgtagcataacataacattaTGAGCATAACgtgaatattaatcatagcatTCTTAATCACGAGATTAATATTTTATGCATTAATATtaacatcatcaatcatcatcatctacgtaactcagtcataactattagtcatcatcatcaaaataaactcagtcataactatcagtcgtcatcaacatcaatacattATTCATTTTAGATACGTCAATGCATAATAAgaaaatcacatgcaaactcttacTTTAGTACAAGGGTCTATTAGGAGAATCTATTACCTgaagattagcttaaccaaagATAGTTTTAACAGCAAAAGCCAAACTTTCCCAAACAATCAAGTTCTAAATAGTAAGGGAAAATACTAAGTTTAATAACTTAATTAGCAATTGCCTAAAGACCCAAAAATTATTTagttcaacttacccaaagttgaggttgaattccaAATCAACCTTGATTTAGGAAAAATTTCACATCACCAACTCCAAATTTGATCCAACTAGTcgtttaagaaaaaaaaattcaatttaatccaaaattaaattatgtaaGGTCTAAAATCAATCTTTGTTGGGCTTTAACTAAAACTCAATCAAATTTACCAAAAAAATAGGTGAAAAAGACCCACAAATAATCTTGGCGGCTCAAAACGGCTTGGCTAGAGTGGAAAGCAGACGCATGCAGCTCAGTTAAAGGAGGAATTCGGCTCGGGTAGAGGGGTCGGCTCGCACTACGGCTCGGCATACAAGGACGTACGGCTTAGAAAAAGTCGCGTGCGGCTTGGGTTGGGCTTGACTAAGGCGCAGGTGCAGCTCGACTTACGCAAAGACACGACTTGGTTGATGCGGACAATCGGCTATCGGTTCACGAATGGCGACTGACACGACGGATATGAACAGATCGCGACGCTTGGTGGCGGTTGACGGGGAAGAGACGTGACCGATGGATGGAGCTAAAAAGACGTGGAGGCGCATCGGACATGAAGCAGAAACGAGGGGGGGTTTGATGCGACAAACTTTGAAGGGCTCGACTGGAAGCTTGACCGGTGATCGACGACCGTAAAGAAGACGCGATCGATGGCGTTGACGGAGGAGAACAATGACGGCGGTGGCGGGTCCTTGTTGACGGCTAGGGATTTTGTGAGGTTAGGGTTTCGCAATGAATGAGAAGGTAAACAGTAACACATGCACTATGAAGccttatttaaacaaaaatactaatataatttctattattttcttttctttttctttttacttttcatttttcaaataaacTAACTCATTCTCTCTTCGTTTAAAATCAATCAAATGTTCTTTTTAAACTTAAATATTCTCTTTCTTCGTTGACTCTTTCCATCAAATCATcacttttatcttctttttcttttctcctccaaacaatatcaaattttcttaattaattatattatgtccacaatataattattcttatctttactaaacaaattaattatatatccacatatataATTATCCAAAATTCTCTAAACTTTAACCATAAAAATCAACCAATAGCATTCACTTAAATCAAATCTTTCCaccaaaagtttcaaatttcaaataattaattaaataattaaatattttctaaaaaatatctaattaagtataatttctacaaaatcaaataatttcaacaattaattcaaataacaccaaaaataatatcaatatggtctaaattaaacttaagataattaaaaattaaaattaccatATTCGTTACACCAAATACAAGTTTGGGTTTAAATGCCAAATCCCCTTGATTCCAAACTCATGGACCAAACACTCGAATGAGTAATGGGCACCACAAATTTTCATTATGGTCGATCTTCATTGGTATTAAATCCTTGAGTGAATATTATCTTTTGGATAATTATCAGGTACAATCTTATCTTTATATCCAcctcttcttaaaaaaaaaaaaaaagagagagaaagaaaagaaaaaatttatctttttttgaaaaaaaggaTACAATGTCATTTGTTCATATGCAGCTTGGAGTGCACCCAAATTATTTTCCATTGCAATATCATAGTAGCAAGTACAATTTTATTGAAGTAACAAGTAAAATTTCATTCACTTCcaataaaaatgaaaaggaagaaaaaacatTACGTAGATAATTATTTCACATGGTAGTACTTTTTAAATAGTTAAATAATATTatctaattaaattaattttattatgggtggagtttttttttcttatctttttctttttgttaataTCTCATTGAATTAGGTACTTATATCAAGATTATGTATTTTAGagaagtaaaaaagaaatccTCCATCTCTTTTTTAAGATAATGAATTAAACTCTCCATCttctttctaaattttattcttatattttaGTGTAAAAACTTTGAACAagtaaacaataaaaaaaattaataaatcaacaagaacattttaaaattacaaatatataaaggtaaatattaatcataaaaaaatccttttttttttctttttgaagacACCCATCACTTATTATAGAAAGGACTCCATATCCAACCAAATGTCAAAAACATTTCTAGATTGATGGTTGAAAGCATTgaattaaagaaaacaaaaatgaaaactaACCACCCATAGACCCATTCTAATTCAACCCAACTCTAACAACTTGAAATCGTGTTCGAAAACATAAGAGTCGtagtttaaaaattattttgaagaataaagaattcaataagaaaacaaaaactgaTTATTCTTCTATTCTAAAACAAATTTGGttccaatttcaattttgaaatttgaattcaaaattcaaaacttAAGCTCTACCTTTTGGTGTAAAcaagttgggttgggttgggttgggttgagagaCATTTCCAACTCAATCCATACTTTTGGATTGGTTGAATTGATAATCCGAATTATATTTTCAACTCaatccaacccatattttaagaGGTGGGTTATCGGGTTGTATTATTTTTTCTCATTCTGGATTAAAAGAGTTGTACGACTTCGATAAATACTCACattcaagaattcaaacatttATAAATTCGAAGTTTCAAACATCCATAAAAATTCAACATTCAAAACATTatccataaatattaaataaataataaaatatctataacataaattatatatagattattattattaattcgggttgggttgatTCGAATTTTTGAAGGTCTGACAaagaagaattgaaaaattagaggtttactttggataaataacaattttatttttgaattaaaaaaatagcaaaatagttaatttttaaataataaatgagaaaacaatgtcttaaatgcccctactaattgacaaatgtgatttctaaatacaattGTAACAAATATCACAAATActctataattaattaaaactatTCACCCACACTTGAATATTTTAATTCCCCCAAAGAAAATAAACATCTTCTGCATGCAATCACTTCACATCTTCTGAAAACCTTGAAATTTTGTTGTGTCATCTCCTTTCCTTCGTATCTTTGTTCCTTTAGCATATTTATTGCTTCAGATCTTCGATTAGCATCTCAATTACTTCAAACTTTCGTTTGCGCGACATCTCCGTTCTTTCCTCCGTTTCGGTGACTTTTAAGATCGCTTTCCACAGTGAGTTATTCTTTGGATTTGTCCCATATTCGTTTGTTTGTTCGCACGTCCATTCTTTTACTTGGTTTCGGTTGATTGTTAGATCGCTTTCCACCGTTGCTTCCAAttgaattttttaatttagtttttcttaattagttaatttttataattatcgCATAGTATTTGACATGATTTTAAGAAGggattgaattttaaatttaaacttaactaatttatgataattatttacattatattttgatttgttaaaaaattgaatctttgaaattcatttttattttttaatgtttatcCCAATAATTAATATTGCATTAACTTTAGGaagagatttaattttaaatctataatttgaaaaattaaaaattaaaaattaaaaattctttttcgttaatttttaaatttttatcataataattaattattgcattatctttggcTAGATTTTAGGGAGagattcaaaatttgaaaaataaagaattgaatatttgaaattctttaatttgttatctataattcaaaaattaaaaaattgaaattcttTTTTGATTATATTTGGCTAAGTTTTAGGGgagattcaattttgaatctataattcaaaaaatagaaaaattgaatatttgaagttatttttcgttaattttttttatttttattgtgataattaggaaagaaaaataaaaaattgaatatttgaaattatttttcgttaatttgttatttttattgtgataattagGGGATGTTCAAACTAATGGCAtcgatattttgtttgattttttatctaaaaaaataCAAGGTAATTTCCGAAAAAGaatggaaaaatatttatggctcataaataaaaaaaatatatataacgAGTTATTTTTATTAGACCCCGAGAGGAAAGtgttaaataaatattatattaaataatggaATTAAGATTTTAGATCATGATGGTGGTGGAAGGAAGTAATGTATTAAAACCCAATTTATTGctcttcatttaaaataagCCTATCAAGCATGGTGTGACTGCATTCTTTGTTGAGCAAGGACGCCCTTTGTGCTCACCACTGCTCTACCACACAAAATGTCACGTGTTAACATCATGTTGAACTACCCCCAAGTTTTTTCCAACATAAGAGTGAATATGGAGTACAAGCTAATAGGACCTTAGGTTTTTTCTGTTTGGTTAAAAAGAATACCCCAACCCAATTAAGGGAACCTTCTACGTTAGAATTTATAACCATTTATTTATCTATTAAGCTATAATGAAGGGGGTAAATATAAAAATCAGCCTACCAAAAAgggaaagatatttataattGAAGGGAAAATTAGGGGTACGTTTTTTCAGGGCCACCCCCTTCCATTTTCCACCCTACAATTTTCTCCGTATCCAAACAGCCCAACTAACATCCATCCAATTTTCCAAAGTCTTAGAGAAAATTTACaatcaaaaagaagaaacccTAATTACCATCGGATTTTGATTTTCCAGTAAACGAAATCCTCAATCAACAATTACACACAAGATTTCATCACAAATTAGGGCAAAAATTGCCCCAAATTTTGAAGaagcagaaaaaaagaaaaaagaaaagaaaagaaaagaaaaaggccTAATCAGATGAAGATGAAAGAAACAAACTAATATGATCAAGGAACGTTAAATGTTGAGGCCTATCTTTACGTTTCACATAACCTTTCGCTTCTTTCTCCGAATACGAACTTATCACTCCACccatttccttcttcttcttccatagCTCCATCGCGTAACTCGGATGTGCATAATACGCCTCCGCCGCTACTACACCTCCGCCCTCCGATGCTTCCACATCAATCGGGAGCCGGACGTAGTGTCCGCGGCTCAATCCTTCCAGTTCATCCGTTCTCCCTAATCCTCCCTTCGTTACCGCATAAACCTCGCCTTCAACTATGTGACCAGAACCAGGCGAGTTTATCAGAAACGGGACTTGAAAGGGTCCGCAAACGAGCGGAAACCTCTCCCTCGTCCGGTAACTTCCGACGAAAGAAGCGTCTCCTGTTCGCATCAGGTCTTGCAATAACGTATGGTTCCAGAATCCGCGTTTGAGAGTACCGTAGGTGAAGATGAAAGTCGTAGGAACCGTTTGTTTGGCTTGGGCAACCATCGCTCCCTCAGTTCTGGCTTTAAGATCTTGATGATGCAGCCGCAGGCGGAGGAAGAGAAGAGAGGGAGGAGAATTTTGCAATGAGATCAGCAGTTTGTTTGATTATCGAATCGGAAAGCTGTtggggagagagagaggaaaattTTGCGAGAAAAATTAGGGGAAAAAAgagtttctttctcttttctagTTTAATCAATGGGAAGAGTCTCACATTTatattcgttttttttttcttttaaaaattttgaatggTAAATTTAAAgtatctttatttatttataatattaattttaagccgctaaataaaataagaggtgaaaataaattttactattttaattGAGGAtctatattattttcatttatttaatttcaatattttagaATGCTTCCTCTTGCTTTCTCCACTTGTCCATACCTTGAGTTGGGCCAATTACAATCACACatccctttatttttttattcacccattttttaatatatataattttgcaCCTATGTTTTTTTGTTATTCCAAAATTACCCTTATCTAGCACATAAATTACTATTCTTGATAAAAAAACGAAAAAGgtaaaggaaaataatatataatttaatttgtaatCATGTATCGTaggaaattaaaaaacaaagtaaatggGAATCTGACCCGACTTAATTATGACATCACA is drawn from Cucumis melo cultivar AY chromosome 11, USDA_Cmelo_AY_1.0, whole genome shotgun sequence and contains these coding sequences:
- the LOC103498361 gene encoding putative gamma-glutamylcyclotransferase At3g02910, whose product is MVAQAKQTVPTTFIFTYGTLKRGFWNHTLLQDLMRTGDASFVGSYRTRERFPLVCGPFQVPFLINSPGSGHIVEGEVYAVTKGGLGRTDELEGLSRGHYVRLPIDVEASEGGGVVAAEAYYAHPSYAMELWKKKKEMGGVISSYSEKEAKGYVKRKDRPQHLTFLDHISLFLSSSSD